A window of the Virgibacillus pantothenticus genome harbors these coding sequences:
- the pyk gene encoding pyruvate kinase → MRNTKIVCTIGPASESIEKLEKLIESGMNVARLNFSHGNYEEHAQRIQNIRSAAEKTGKTVAILLDTKGPEIRTHDFVDGQAELVQGEVVYVSMKEVEGTSERFSVTYSGLIDDVHEGSKILLDDGLIELEVVEVNKANQELKTVALNSGLIKNKKGVNVPNVSVNLPGITEKDANDIIFGIEHDIDFIAASFVRRASDVLEIKELLEQHNATHIQIIPKIENQEGVDNIDSILEVSDGLMVARGDLGVEIPAEDVPLVQKKMIKQCNTVGKPVITATQMLDSMQRNPRPTRAEASDVANAIFDGTDAIMLSGETAAGNYPVEAVQTMSNIALKAETALDHQSILKDRSRNVDMTITDAISQSVTHTAMNLSVSAIITPTESGHTARMISKYRPHSPILAVTFSERVNRRLSLVWGVHAVMCKRANSTDEMLDIAVERGLRSGMVEHGNRVIITAGVPVGQSGTTNLLKVHVIGNVIAKGQGIGRKSAFGKAVVVKSAEEAVNRVNEGDIVVTYGSDREMMPAIEKAAGIVTEEGGLTSHAAVVGLSLGIPVIVGVKDVFDAVTDGEVITIDGANGDIYQGHTRVL, encoded by the coding sequence ATGAGAAATACCAAAATCGTATGTACCATTGGCCCTGCTTCAGAGTCAATTGAAAAATTGGAGAAATTAATCGAGAGCGGCATGAACGTTGCTCGCCTTAATTTTTCACACGGAAATTATGAAGAGCATGCACAACGTATTCAAAACATCCGTTCTGCAGCAGAGAAAACAGGTAAAACGGTAGCCATTCTTTTAGATACAAAAGGCCCTGAAATTAGAACGCATGATTTTGTGGATGGACAAGCTGAGCTCGTTCAAGGTGAGGTTGTCTACGTATCTATGAAGGAAGTAGAGGGTACGTCTGAACGATTTTCTGTGACCTATTCCGGTCTAATCGACGATGTTCACGAAGGCTCTAAAATTTTGTTAGATGATGGTTTAATCGAATTGGAAGTTGTAGAAGTAAACAAAGCGAATCAAGAATTAAAGACGGTTGCCCTTAATAGCGGACTGATCAAAAATAAAAAAGGTGTTAACGTACCTAATGTATCAGTTAACTTACCAGGAATTACGGAAAAAGATGCCAATGATATTATCTTCGGGATCGAACATGATATTGATTTTATTGCTGCTTCATTTGTTAGACGTGCATCAGATGTACTAGAAATCAAAGAGCTGCTTGAACAGCATAATGCGACACATATTCAAATTATCCCTAAAATTGAAAACCAAGAAGGTGTCGATAATATCGACAGTATATTAGAAGTAAGTGATGGTCTTATGGTTGCACGTGGTGATCTTGGAGTCGAGATCCCTGCTGAGGATGTACCATTAGTACAGAAAAAAATGATTAAGCAATGTAATACCGTAGGAAAACCGGTTATTACAGCTACACAAATGTTAGATTCGATGCAGCGTAATCCACGCCCAACAAGAGCGGAAGCGTCAGACGTTGCAAATGCCATCTTTGATGGTACGGATGCAATCATGTTGTCAGGAGAAACAGCTGCTGGAAATTATCCAGTGGAAGCTGTGCAAACGATGAGCAATATCGCACTTAAAGCAGAGACTGCACTTGATCATCAGTCTATTTTAAAAGACCGTTCAAGAAATGTCGATATGACGATAACAGATGCAATCAGTCAATCTGTTACACACACAGCTATGAATTTATCCGTTAGTGCCATCATTACACCGACAGAAAGCGGACATACGGCTCGGATGATTTCCAAATATCGTCCACATTCTCCAATTCTTGCGGTTACATTTTCTGAAAGAGTTAACAGACGACTTTCTTTAGTATGGGGCGTTCACGCTGTCATGTGTAAACGAGCTAATTCAACGGATGAAATGTTAGATATAGCAGTCGAACGCGGCTTACGCTCAGGTATGGTGGAGCATGGAAATCGCGTAATCATTACAGCTGGTGTACCAGTTGGTCAAAGTGGTACAACGAACCTGTTAAAAGTTCATGTGATTGGAAATGTTATTGCTAAAGGTCAAGGCATTGGTAGAAAAAGTGCCTTTGGTAAAGCAGTTGTTGTTAAATCAGCTGAAGAAGCAGTCAACAGAGTTAACGAAGGTGATATTGTAGTAACGTACGGCTCTGATCGGGAAATGATGCCAGCAATTGAAAAAGCGGCTGGTATTGTTACGGAAGAAGGCGGATTAACTTCTCATGCTGCGGTGGTAGGACTTAGCCTAGGGATACCTGTTATTGTAGGTGTCAAAGATGTGTTTGATGCTGTAACAGATGGGGAAGTAATTACAATTGATGGTGCAAATGGTGACATTTATCAAGGACATACAAGAGTGCTTTAA
- a CDS encoding FxsA family protein: MKWFLLIAFVLSALEIGVFVWVGGWIGPWWVVGLVLLTGAVGFYLAKQQGIETWNRAQLSMQRGEVPTSYIIDGICILIGAVLLVTPGFISDAVGFLLVIPTTRILFKQRIESLIKHLIKKRTIIYRRW; the protein is encoded by the coding sequence ATGAAATGGTTTTTACTCATTGCGTTTGTTTTATCAGCGTTAGAAATAGGTGTTTTTGTTTGGGTAGGCGGCTGGATTGGCCCATGGTGGGTTGTAGGCCTTGTCCTCCTTACTGGAGCAGTTGGTTTTTATTTAGCAAAGCAACAAGGCATTGAAACTTGGAACCGAGCGCAGCTTTCGATGCAGCGTGGCGAAGTTCCAACAAGTTATATTATTGATGGAATTTGTATTTTAATTGGTGCTGTTTTATTAGTGACTCCAGGCTTTATTTCTGATGCAGTTGGCTTTTTATTAGTCATTCCGACAACGAGAATATTGTTCAAACAAAGAATAGAAAGCTTGATCAAACATCTAATAAAAAAACGAACCATTATTTATCGAAGGTGGTAG